One Acidimicrobiales bacterium genomic window carries:
- a CDS encoding PspA/IM30 family protein, translating to MGMIDVLRKRWRYFTAKTDSRFEAGADPKIQLEQAIADAQEQHRRLLEQAANVVANHKQHELQLTRAMEDLEKVRASTKQALLMADEASRNGDADKAREYNQTAEAFANRLVATENQVEDLKTLSLQSAQAGDQARSAVQQNALALQQKLAERQKLLSQLDQAKMQEQLNRAMSTLNQTVDSEAPSLDQVRAKIEARYAKAIGTSEVSGQTIEARMLEVQQAAMGSEARSRLDSLRAELGIGSAGALGTGSPNQGQLSAAPAGESGAAAGGAEEGQAAGTPAQASGEPSA from the coding sequence ATGGGCATGATCGATGTGCTGCGAAAGAGGTGGAGGTACTTCACCGCCAAGACCGACAGCCGATTCGAGGCCGGCGCCGACCCGAAGATCCAGCTCGAGCAGGCGATAGCCGACGCCCAGGAGCAGCACCGGAGGCTCCTGGAGCAGGCTGCGAATGTGGTCGCCAACCACAAGCAGCACGAGCTGCAGCTCACCCGGGCGATGGAGGATCTGGAAAAAGTCCGAGCGTCGACGAAGCAGGCGCTGCTCATGGCGGACGAGGCATCCCGCAACGGAGACGCCGATAAGGCTCGCGAGTACAACCAGACCGCCGAGGCATTCGCCAACCGACTCGTCGCCACCGAGAACCAGGTCGAGGACCTGAAGACGCTGAGCCTGCAGTCGGCCCAGGCGGGCGACCAGGCGCGATCGGCCGTGCAGCAGAACGCGTTAGCACTCCAGCAAAAGCTCGCCGAACGACAGAAGCTTCTCTCCCAGCTGGACCAAGCGAAGATGCAAGAGCAGCTCAACCGGGCGATGAGCACCCTCAACCAGACCGTCGACTCCGAAGCTCCTTCGCTGGACCAGGTGCGGGCCAAGATCGAGGCTCGGTACGCGAAGGCGATCGGGACCTCTGAGGTCAGCGGCCAGACGATCGAGGCGCGGATGCTCGAGGTTCAGCAGGCAGCGATGGGGTCAGAGGCTCGATCGAGGCTCGATTCTCTGCGTGCCGAACTGGGGATCGGTTCGGCGGGCGCGCTCGGGACCGGGTCTCCGAATCAGGGTCAGCTCAGTGCTGCACCCGCGGGCGAGTCGGGCGCTGCGGCCGGTGGCGCCGAGGAGGGACAGGCCGCCGGAACGCCGGCGCAGGCCTCCGGGGAGCCGTCCGCCTAG